From the genome of Malus domestica chromosome 04, GDT2T_hap1, one region includes:
- the LOC103433464 gene encoding serine/threonine-protein kinase ATG1c-like isoform X1 codes for MAQASERGRVVGDYLVGQQIGSGSFSVVWHARHRVHGTEVAIKEIATGRLNKKLQESLMSEIFILKKINHPNIIRLHDIIEVPGKINLVLEYCRGGDLSMYIQRHGKVPEALAEHFMQQLVAGLQMLRDNNLIHRDLKPQNLLLSTNDNNSVLKIADFGFARYLQPQGLAETLCGSPLYMAPEIMQLQKYDAKADLWSVGAILFQLVTGRTPFTGNSQIQLLQNIMKATELQFPSDSNNLSSECKDLCQKLLRRNRLERLTFEEFFNHPFLSQQSSYSRSRRESRMAEGFPTSECNAMRNMEESSQEDCLPFHLDDDSSGPEGSPSCSRRRSSMKSTYGFSLDTKGDRQEASPTTLYRYGSATRKENSSLRLDGHRSSDRNPTDPLRSVHKKPVNARSRVVDSLELIDQDYVLVSGPPVDVSSSSASASKPSPSFYKSQSLPRSFTTSSSAPMPIMGVAANSNMHCIGSLDSQSSAPGTSLGSADMGDALEQPSTHCMTRLSSLQQCVSAITELVHEKTEARKHPEAFSIQLVILAIWKQALHICHTQAASAMEGSPSQETARFRTTSKKQSSPDMDESLDVNTQGPEDISSEIEREFLREVEHAEELAKAIEPGHAEMPDAMETIFQSALVFGRHGGVDELMGDMESAAVFYTKAVRLLVFLLVEAPSLILNPPFSLTNSDRYRLQTYIGILNNRQGYSRSQRMAILKCEEQQCPP; via the exons ATGGCTCAGGCGTCCGAGAGGGGGAGGGTCGTCGGGGATTATCTGGTGGGTCAGCAAATTGGGTCGGGTTCGTTCTCGGTGGTTTGGCACGCGCGCCACCGCGTCCACGGGACGGAGGTGGCGATTAAGGAGATCGCGACGGGGCGGCTGAACAAGAAGTTGCAGGAGAGTTTAATGTCGGAGATTTTCATTCTGAAGAAGATTAACCACCCGAATATTATTCGGTTGCACGATATTATAGAG GTTCCTGGGAAGATAAATCTTGTTTTAGAGTATTGCAGAGGTGGTGATCTTTCTATGTATATACAACGCCATGGAAAAGTGCCCGAAGCTCTTGCAGAGCACTTCATGCAGCAGCTAG TCGCTGGTCTGCAAATGCTTCGTGACAACAATCTTATACATCGGGATCTCAAGCCACAG AATCTCTTGCTGTCCACCAATGACAACAATTCTGTCTTGAAGATTGCAGATTTTGGATTTGCAAG ATATCTGCAACCTCAAGGCCTTGCTGAAACCTTGTGTGGTTCACCACTTTACATGGCTCCAGAGATAATGCAACTTCAAAAGTATGATGCAAAG GCAGATCTCTGGAGTGTTGGTGCAATTTTATTTCAACTCGTAACTGGGAGAACCCCATTTACAGGAAACAGTCAAATACAG TTGCTTCAGAACATAATGAAAGCAACTGAGTTGCAGTTCCCTTCAGATAGCAACAATTTGAGTTCAGAGTGCAAGGACTTGTGTCAGAAATTGTTACGCCGCAATCGAt TGGAACGCCTAACATTTGAAGAGTTTTTTAACCACCCATTTCTATCTCAGCAGTCATCATATTCGAG GAGTAGGAGGGAATCACGAATGGCGGAGGGATTTCCTACATCTGAATGCAATGCAATGAGGAACATGGAGGAAAGTTCTCAAGAAGATTGTCTACCTTTCCATTTAGATGATGATTCCAGTGGCCCTGAGGGGAGCCCATCCTGTTCAAGGAGGAGGTCCTCGATGAAGTCCACTTACGGATTTTCTCTCGATACAAAAGGTGATAGACAGGAAGCATCACCTACCACTTTGTACAGATATGGCAGTGCAACACGTAAAGAAAATTCTAGTCTTAGGTTGGACGGCCATAGATCGTCAGATAGAAATCCAACTGACCCTCTAAGATCTGTGCACAAAAAACCAGTGAATGCTCGATCAAGAG TTGTGGATTCACTGGAGTTGATCGATCAAGATTATGTTCTTGTGTCTGGACCTCCAGTTGATGTGTCTTCTTCCTCGGCTAGTGCTTCCAAACCAAGCCCTTCATTCTACAAATCTCAGAGTCTCCCTCGATCCTTTACCACCTCATCAAGTGCCCCAATGCCAATCATGGGTGTAGCAGCTAATAGTAACATGCATTGCATAGGAAGCTTAGATAGTCAGAGTTCTGCTCCAGGGACATCACTAGGATCAGCGGACATGGGAGATGCTTTGGAGCAGCCATCAACACACTGCATGACAAGGCTTAGTTCATTGCAGCAATGTGTGTCTGCTATTACTGAATTAGTTCATGAAAAG ACTGAGGCAAGGAAGCATCCAGAAGCATTCTCAATTCAGCTTGTAATTCTTGCAATCTGGAAGCAAGCTCTTCATATATGCCATACGCAGGCTGCCTCAGCTATGGAAGGAAGTCCGAGTCAAGAGACTGCAAGATTTAGGACCACCAGCAAGAAGCAAAGTAGTCCTGATATGGACGAAAGCCTTGATGTTAACACTCAAGGACCTGAAGATATTTCTTCTGAGATTGAGCGGGAATTTCTCCGAGAGGTTGAGCATGCAGAAGAACTTGCAAAGGCTATTGAACCTG GACATGCAGAGATGCCAGATGCAATGGAGACAATATTTCAATCTGCTCTTGTTTTTGGGAGACATGGGGGT GTCGATGAACTCATGGGTGACATGGAAAGTGCTGCAGTGTTTTATACAAAAGCTGTGCGTCTCCTGGTCTTTCTTCTAGTGGAAGCACCATCCCTCATTCTCAACCCGCCCTTTTCCCTGACAAACTCTGACCGGTATAGGCTTCAAACTTACATTGGTATACTTAATAATAGGCAAGGTTACTCGAGGTCACAGCGGATGGCGATTTTGAAATGTGAGGAGCAACAGTGCCCTCCTTGA
- the LOC103433464 gene encoding serine/threonine-protein kinase ATG1c-like isoform X2, with translation MAPEIMQLQKYDAKADLWSVGAILFQLVTGRTPFTGNSQIQLLQNIMKATELQFPSDSNNLSSECKDLCQKLLRRNRLERLTFEEFFNHPFLSQQSSYSRSRRESRMAEGFPTSECNAMRNMEESSQEDCLPFHLDDDSSGPEGSPSCSRRRSSMKSTYGFSLDTKGDRQEASPTTLYRYGSATRKENSSLRLDGHRSSDRNPTDPLRSVHKKPVNARSRVVDSLELIDQDYVLVSGPPVDVSSSSASASKPSPSFYKSQSLPRSFTTSSSAPMPIMGVAANSNMHCIGSLDSQSSAPGTSLGSADMGDALEQPSTHCMTRLSSLQQCVSAITELVHEKTEARKHPEAFSIQLVILAIWKQALHICHTQAASAMEGSPSQETARFRTTSKKQSSPDMDESLDVNTQGPEDISSEIEREFLREVEHAEELAKAIEPGHAEMPDAMETIFQSALVFGRHGGVDELMGDMESAAVFYTKAVRLLVFLLVEAPSLILNPPFSLTNSDRYRLQTYIGILNNRQGYSRSQRMAILKCEEQQCPP, from the exons ATGGCTCCAGAGATAATGCAACTTCAAAAGTATGATGCAAAG GCAGATCTCTGGAGTGTTGGTGCAATTTTATTTCAACTCGTAACTGGGAGAACCCCATTTACAGGAAACAGTCAAATACAG TTGCTTCAGAACATAATGAAAGCAACTGAGTTGCAGTTCCCTTCAGATAGCAACAATTTGAGTTCAGAGTGCAAGGACTTGTGTCAGAAATTGTTACGCCGCAATCGAt TGGAACGCCTAACATTTGAAGAGTTTTTTAACCACCCATTTCTATCTCAGCAGTCATCATATTCGAG GAGTAGGAGGGAATCACGAATGGCGGAGGGATTTCCTACATCTGAATGCAATGCAATGAGGAACATGGAGGAAAGTTCTCAAGAAGATTGTCTACCTTTCCATTTAGATGATGATTCCAGTGGCCCTGAGGGGAGCCCATCCTGTTCAAGGAGGAGGTCCTCGATGAAGTCCACTTACGGATTTTCTCTCGATACAAAAGGTGATAGACAGGAAGCATCACCTACCACTTTGTACAGATATGGCAGTGCAACACGTAAAGAAAATTCTAGTCTTAGGTTGGACGGCCATAGATCGTCAGATAGAAATCCAACTGACCCTCTAAGATCTGTGCACAAAAAACCAGTGAATGCTCGATCAAGAG TTGTGGATTCACTGGAGTTGATCGATCAAGATTATGTTCTTGTGTCTGGACCTCCAGTTGATGTGTCTTCTTCCTCGGCTAGTGCTTCCAAACCAAGCCCTTCATTCTACAAATCTCAGAGTCTCCCTCGATCCTTTACCACCTCATCAAGTGCCCCAATGCCAATCATGGGTGTAGCAGCTAATAGTAACATGCATTGCATAGGAAGCTTAGATAGTCAGAGTTCTGCTCCAGGGACATCACTAGGATCAGCGGACATGGGAGATGCTTTGGAGCAGCCATCAACACACTGCATGACAAGGCTTAGTTCATTGCAGCAATGTGTGTCTGCTATTACTGAATTAGTTCATGAAAAG ACTGAGGCAAGGAAGCATCCAGAAGCATTCTCAATTCAGCTTGTAATTCTTGCAATCTGGAAGCAAGCTCTTCATATATGCCATACGCAGGCTGCCTCAGCTATGGAAGGAAGTCCGAGTCAAGAGACTGCAAGATTTAGGACCACCAGCAAGAAGCAAAGTAGTCCTGATATGGACGAAAGCCTTGATGTTAACACTCAAGGACCTGAAGATATTTCTTCTGAGATTGAGCGGGAATTTCTCCGAGAGGTTGAGCATGCAGAAGAACTTGCAAAGGCTATTGAACCTG GACATGCAGAGATGCCAGATGCAATGGAGACAATATTTCAATCTGCTCTTGTTTTTGGGAGACATGGGGGT GTCGATGAACTCATGGGTGACATGGAAAGTGCTGCAGTGTTTTATACAAAAGCTGTGCGTCTCCTGGTCTTTCTTCTAGTGGAAGCACCATCCCTCATTCTCAACCCGCCCTTTTCCCTGACAAACTCTGACCGGTATAGGCTTCAAACTTACATTGGTATACTTAATAATAGGCAAGGTTACTCGAGGTCACAGCGGATGGCGATTTTGAAATGTGAGGAGCAACAGTGCCCTCCTTGA
- the LOC103418865 gene encoding putative receptor protein kinase ZmPK1, with protein sequence MYTLMPFPLSYSPNLKKMKHQHVRCFLTFAFITLFSHSSSAIPKTRNRLSRGSSISVQDDSDFLTSPDESFTCGFYGVGTNAFWFSIWFTKSIDRAVVWTANRDRPVNGLGSRLSLRRDGAMVLTDVDGTAVWGTNVNSSSSRADMAVLLDSGNLVLKDKRGKVLWQSFDIPTHTLLPNQPFTKSKKLISTLGKGTFGTGYFSFSFDNDNVLKLMFDGPDTSSLYWPDPDYNVFAGGRTNYNSSRVAVLDELGNFLSSDELQFTASDAGSSAKRRLTMDYDGNLRLYSLESTTGLWVVTWEAMTELCKVHGICGRNGICINTPQPKCSCPPGYEVADTSDWKEGCKPMFNRSYLRSQQEKFVQIEQVDFYGFDLNYSEPTTFENCTNLCLDDFRCEGFSYRITEAKCFTKSALFNGYKSPNFPGSMYIRLPRSVKTSQPVNLNASNTCRKNVTKVVPSMYGSTVRRVKWVYMYWFAFAIGALEVLFIASAWWLLFRRHSAAAPTEDGYHIISSQFRKFRYAELKKATKNFKEELGRGASGAVYKGVLADERVVAVKKLADIYHGEEVFWAEVSTIGKINHMNLVRIWGFCSDKKHKLLVSEHVENGSLDKHLFPPINFLGWQERFKVAIGIAKGLAYLHHECLEWVIHCDVKPENILLDGNFEPKIADFGLAKLTQRGNLSSVISQIRGTKGYMAPEWAQNLPITAKVDVYSFGVVILELVKGIRLSSWVVEDTDDLETELTRFVRVAKRKIQCGKDLWIEDMMDPRLNGQFSRIQAAKMVEIGISCVEEEKSKRPTMDSVVKSLLECEGESAVASPQDTSNSNLSFRERNM encoded by the coding sequence ATGTATACTCTGATGCCCTTCCCTCTTTCTTATTCACCAAACTTGAAAAAAATGAAGCACCAACATGTTCGCTGTTTTCTTACCTTTGCGTTCATCACTCTGTTCTCCCACTCTTCTTCTGCAATTCCGAAAACCCGAAACCGTCTTTCGAGAGGCTCTTCGATCTCCGTCCAAGACGATTCCGACTTCCTAACATCCCCGGATGAATCCTTCACTTGTGGTTTCTATGGTGTAGGCACAAATGCTTTCTGGTTTTCTATATGGTTTACGAAATCCATAGACAGAGCTGTTGTTTGGACGGCCAACAGAGACAGACCAGTCAACGGCCTAGGCTCCAGACTCTCCCTCCGCCGAGACGGCGCCATGGTCTTGACGGACGTCGATGGCACAGCCGTCTGGGGGACCAACGTGAACTCCAGCAGCTCCAGAGCTGACATGGCGGTGCTTTTGGATTCCGGCAACCTTGTCTTGAAAGACAAGCGAGGTAAAGTTCTGTGGCAGAGTTTTGATATTCCAACTCACACTCTTCTTCCAAACCAACCCTTTACAAAGAGCAAGAAGCTGATATCTACTTTGGGAAAAGGCACTTTTGGGACCGGCTATTTCAGCTTCTCTTTCGACAATGACAATGTTTTGAAGCTCATGTTCGACGGCCCTGACACTTCGAGCTTGTACTGGCCTGATCCGGATTACAACGTTTTCGCCGGCGGTAGAACAAACTACAACAGCAGCAGGGTTGCTGTTTTGGATGAATTGGGGAATTTTTTGTCCAGTGATGAACTGCAATTCACAGCTTCCGACGCGGGTTCAAGTGCGAAAAGGCGGTTGACGATGGATTATGATGGAAACCTCAGGCTTTATAGCCTAGAAAGCACGACAGGGTTGTGGGTGGTCACCTGGGAAGCCATGACGGAGCTGTGTAAGGTGCATGGGATCTGTGGGAGAAATGGGATTTGTATTAACACGCCGCAGCCAAAATGCTCGTGCCCTCCTGGCTACGAAGTAGCTGACACAAGTGACTGGAAAGAGGGTTGCAAGCCTATGTTTAATCGTTCGTATTTGCGGTCCCAGCAAGAGAAATTCGTGCAGATTGAGCAAGTAGATTTCTATGGCTTTGATCTCAATTATAGCGAACCCACCACGTTCGAAAATTGCACGAATCTCTGCTTGGATGATTTCCGGTGCGAAGGATTTAGTTATAGGATAACAGAAGCGAAATGTTTTACAAAGAGTGCTCTTTTCAATGGGTACAAGTCTCCAAATTTTCCGGGGAGCATGTACATAAGACTGCCTCGTAGTGTGAAAACATCGCAGCCCGTCAATCTCAATGCCTCAAATACGTGCAGGAAGAATGTAACAAAGGTTGTTCCTTCGATGTATGGAAGTACCGTGAGAAGGGTAAAATGGGTGTATATGTATTGGTTTGCTTTTGCAATTGGTGCACTTGAAGTTCTTTTCATAGCTTCGGCCTGGTGGCTACTTTTCCGAAGGCACAGTGCAGCAGCTCCAACGGAAGATGGATATCACATAATTTCGAGTCAGTTTAGAAAGTTTCGCTACGCTGAGCTCAAGAAAGCAACCAAAAACTTCAAGGAAGAGCTTGGAAGAGGGGCCTCAGGTGCTGTGTACAAGGGCGTTCTGGCGGACGAAAGAGTGGTGGCCGTGAAGAAACTGGCGGACATATACCATGGTGAAGAAGTGTTTTGGGCAGAAGTCAGCACAATTGGGAAAATTAATCACATGAACCTAGTGAGGATTTGGGGATTCTGTTCCGATAAGAAGCACAAACTCCTCGTCTCTGAGCACGTCGAAAATGGCTCATTGGACAAGCACCTATTCCCCCCAATAAATTTCCTTGGATGGCAAGAAAGGTTTAAAGTTGCAATTGGAATAGCAAAGGGTTTAGCCTATCTTCATCATGAGTGCCTAGAATGGGTTATCCATTGTGATGTGAAGCCCGAGAACATACTTCTAGATGGAAATTTCGAGCCAAAGATTGCAGATTTCGGGCTAGCAAAGTTAACCCAGAGAGGCAACCTGAGCTCagttatttctcaaattcgtggAACGAAAGGGTATATGGCTCCCGAGTGGGCTCAGAACCTTCCGATCACTGCAAAAGTGGATGTTTATAGTTTTGGAGTGGTAATTCTAGAGTTAGTGAAGGGCATTCGCCTTTCAAGTTGGGTAGTTGAGGACACTGATGACCTAGAGACGGAGTTGACAAGGTTCGTGAGGGTAGCGAAGCGGAAAATTCAATGCGGGAAAGATCTGTGGATCGAGGATATGATGGATCCAAGGCTGAATGGGCAGTTCAGCAGGATCCAAGCGGCAAAGATGGTTGAGATTGGGATTTCCTGTGTGGAGGAAGAGAAGAGCAAAAGACCAACCATGGATTCAGTAGTTAAAAGTTTACTAGAATGTGAAGGTGAATCTGCTGTTGCTTCTCCACAAGACACAAGTAACAGCAATTTAagctttagagagagaaatatgtAA